The DNA window tttaagattcaataccaaatttgatgaacgcgagacattttaacaataaaagttcaaatttttaattaactaatatatatatatatataatgatgcttaatttttaaagtattcggattgccgggtcgaaagctatggttaatttggatatatatgtgagagtaaatggatacttgggtcggattgtgggttgacccacccatgaACTTAAAACGggttaaagataaaattaaaaatactatttgtatgtttcgaacttgtaacctaacaaaacaagtacaacctttaactaagtgtgattgagatgtcgtttgtcgagagataatagGCCGATATCATTTGAAAGTAGTTAAACaagtatgaatcaaatatttgattgaccaaagtgtgatgtcacgatactaattattaaaaaatatgaatcaaatatttgattgacaaaataaaaatgtaaagtcacgagattagagattcattcgaaaaaaatatgtgatgaaaaatgtgagaaaataagttgttttaccgaaatgaataaaatgtggaatgagaatgttttattttttatgttcatatattattcgtgatttattaaaaattttaaacattgaatacatcttattataatttatttaatttgttttgtttttattcttatccgtgtgcatcgcacattttgttggaattaCATGAAAAcgaaaaacaataattttgtcAGATGTGGGATTTGAACCCATGCCCTTTCGAACCAAAGCCTAAGTATGGCCCTTTAGACCGCTAGGCCAAACtgtcatatatttaaaaatgaataatatgtataatgatgcttaatttttaaaatgctCGGATTGCCGGAataagagctgtggttaatttggttatatatgtgagagtaaatggatacttgggtcaaattgtaggttgacccgcccataaacttaaaacggttaaaaaaattaaaaacgcTATTTGtttgtttcgaacttgcaacctaacaaaataagtataaccctttaaccaactaggctgacaacactttatatttaagattcaataccaaatttgatgaacgcgagacattttaacaataaaagttcaaatttttaattaactaatatatatatatatatatatatatatataatgatgcttaatttttaaagtattcggattgccgggtcgaaagctatggttaatttggatatatatgtgagagtaaatggatacttgggtcggattgtgggttgacccacccatgaacttaaaacggttaaagataaaattaaaaatactatttgtatgtttcgaacttgtaacctaacaaaacaagtacaacatttaactaagtgtgattgagatgtcgtttgtcgagagataatagGCCGATATCATTTGAAAGTAGTTAAACaagtatgaatcaaatatttgattgaccaaagtgtgatgtcacgatgctaattattaaaaaatatgaatcaaatatttgattgacaaaataaaaatgtaaagtcacgagattagagattcattcgaaaaaaacatgtgatgaaaaatgtgagaaaataagttgttttaccgaaatgaataaaatgtggaataaaagtgttctattttttaaatttatttttattagtggGTACGAAAAACGATAATTTTGACAGTGGGATTTGAACTCATGCCCTTTCGGACCAAATCATAAATTTGGCACCTGCCAAActatcatatataaatatatatatatatatatatatatttatatatatattcaaaaatgaataatatttatataaatcttttagtattttaattttttttattatttcaaatattttcttactCAGTTCACATACTCATTAATATTCTCAATATGCCATTTTTTATATCACTTTTACTATTGTGCATGATaacatgaaaattttaattagaagtttatataaaataaaaatgataaacaaacccaaaatgagataaaatattagtatatatacTTACTTTAAACTTTGATATTCTATCTTCTAACCCAacaatttagattttatttatgtaattatcatttttctgtacgatttattataattttatatctgttttactattatttttttatgttttcttagAGACGATATAGAGAaggaaaataatgataaaaaatataggGAAATAATGTGTCATTTCTTTAGTggattgaaaaattattaaagtaaataattttcaaattttcaattcacTCAATGGATGATACatcatttttctatattttttttgtcattattttcctattttcattttttaaattatatttttgaaatgtgCAAGTTATCTATAAAATTAGAagagaaatatcccaaaattcatttaaagatagtcttaatatatttgtttagttattatatttgttttgatgttattttattttattttttattttattatcaattttcataatatatttatcaatttaattaaatatttattaaattattttgataacgcggtcttattaattaattttaaatcgaaGAGATGTCATctaattatataaactattatgTTTCGTAATTTATTTagtcatatttattaatcatgGGAAGATTCGTTAtactttaaaacatttttattacaattttaacttttttttttaataaaagagaactaGTATGACATTCCGCCATGATCCCCGCTTAAATTTAAAACGCTGGCTTCCAGATGTAATTAAACTCGTGATATTTTGTTCTTTTAAGGACTCTTATCTTATCATATAATACATTGAGTTCAATTCATGCTACCCATACAAGTAGAGGTAGTGTCTGAATACTCACTAATTGACGCATGTCAATCTTTAAATTTATCTCACTCATCACTAACCTTTAAATCTAATTATAgttgagaatttaaaaaaaatatataaaaatataaaaattattttatatatatttttatttaaaaataacataatgatttttaaatcattattaattaaatatgtatacaATTTACGTACCAAtatctttaaatttaatttttaaataaatttaaaatccgGAACATCCGGTGGTTCAACTGGTTTGGCCAGAGACGGATCTACGTAGGGGCTTCAATCTACGTAGGGGCTTCAGCCCACTCCAAAAAagttatgtaatttttttaagcaCACCGAGTCTACTAAAGTTCGCAAAAACACAGTGCAAATTGTTCGGTTGACCTCATAATTATGTGCCGATAAAATACGGTAGTTGATGTTGGAAGAACGATTAAAACCATAGTTACAAACTCactaattaaaaatgaaagagTGCATCGaatttagtaaatatatatatatatatatatatatatatatatatataaatataatttcaaagactgaaaaattatactttattacattatattatttaaaaactaatatttgatCATATTCACCTTACAATCACAATCACTTTCAAAAActgtcaaattaaaaaaaaaaaaaagtaattttatttttatttttttaatcaaggtcataatttatttcaatcaaGCTTAAACTAATATACTGTAATACtgattatgtttttaatttgagTCTTGTACCTATCACCATTGAATTAAGAGTCTCCTAAAAAGtgaaagtaattttaatttttgacgaAATGAAAATATGGttatagtaaatatatatatatatatatatatataaatatatatatatatatattaaataattaatattctcaatatttaaactaaaatttaataactttgatattaattaaacaaaattaattacaaaacgcctatataataataatttcaaacaaaatttcttattaaataaaaactgaaaaattatgtttggtatatttataaatcaatcctttaattaatatatatatatatatatatatatatatatatatatatattttaaatgtagaTTAGGTTAGTCCAGTTATTTAGTAGACTCAATATCTAATTTAATATGggaataatgttaattttaccATCGAACTATGGAATATTCACGTACGTATAttactgaactaatttttgttcgttcatacCACTGTAGTTGAGTTTAATATTCATCTATGTCACTGCTAGACAAAGACATCCAAATTCGTTAAGTTTTCCGTTAAATGATGATACGTGTTcacatgttatttttttaaaattaatatatattatatttttatttttatttactattataaataataaaactcaatttacattttcaaaggtattaatcaaataaattatatattttgacttCGTACCTCCCGTCTTGCTGGATCCTGTACCTGCTCATCACTGTGCTCTTGGTAAGGGGACTTTTTTTTATCGGAAACGCTTGATTCCTAGCATTGGAGTTTGATCTCTCAGTCGTTCATTCTGAAAGGCTCAAGAGAAAGAGCATTAGGATCTGGTCTAAGACCGGGATCAGATGCGTTATCTCTTTGTTGCCAGTGGAGACGAAGAAAGACCCGGAAGCGCTATGTCGGGGAGGGCCGAGAAGCGAGAGCGTACTATTGTCCGATCATCAAAACaaagacaaaaatgaagaaACTAAGAAACCATTGGTACACGAAAGAAAGGTTTCACCAAGAGTAAGGGAGGAAGTGGCTCTATCGCTCCAGCTGCTACATTCGAAAAAGAATAGCCGGAGAGAGAAGTTACCATTAGGGGTTTCCCGCAGGCATTAGAATTAGACTTTACCGACAGAACGAATATCAGACTTAGAGATTTCTCTCAAACAAGATACCCTCGAGGTTTTGAAGCCGAGCCTTTCCAGCAATGGGGCTTAGGGACCGATATGATGATTGGTTTAGGTAGGGCGGCCGACTTTTTTTTTCGCTCTTCCGGAACCGGTACAGAAATGGGTGCTTTTTCTACGTTGTTTACCTTAGTTACTGGGGGGTTTCGGGGAAGACCTATGTGGGGCACCTTTCGGGTGTGGGCTAAGTATAGGTCTTGTCTGTAGGCGGAATAGAGTACGCCGTTAGGCAATATGGCAAGCAGTAAGTACTGCAATAattcactttattttaattaatatattttcaacatttatttttattaacatttctaaataataacgctaataaaaataaatgttaaaaatatattaattttaaaaaaaagagtaaattaTTGTTAGTATCTCTCAAAATGTCTATATTGTTTGGTTAATGcctctaaaaatataaaaaatttattatttagaaattatgaataaaaataaaaataaaaatataatatatattatttttttaaaaaataacatttcaatCTCATGTGTCATCATTTAACGAAAAACTTAACGGAATTGAATGTTTTTTTGTCCAGTACTGACATAGATGAACATTAAACTCAACTACAGTGgtatgaacgaacaaaaattagtttagtgatatacgtgaatattccgTTATAGTTCAATGATAAATTTGACATTATTCccaatttaatatatcaaaatttaacaaatgaatacaaaattgggaagaatgtcaattttacctaccaagttgtaagaatgtgtcaaatttacttattaagtatcaaaattctatttatacctattaacttgtaaaaaaatgtcaaatttatttaaagtaaCGGAAATGTTAAACACCGTCAAaaatatccacatatttttttatttatttttatattgtcattactttgattatatttttcattcaaacaaaacattaaaacttATTCTTATccattctttctctctctttatccCACAACTAtcaatttttcttctttaacTTTTCCCTCTTCATCTCCTCTCTAATATGCAAAGGGATTACGCAGACAAGCCCTTCCTAAAATGAAATTTAGGTCTTATCCTTTTAATCATTATCTTCAACCTCTATCactaatttaattcaaatggagacataaacaaaatttctttatattataaatcaaaaataatttatattaaattgagtctttaaagtataaaaaaaaaactgtaaaaTTAAGAACTGAACTACAACAAATTCAACTAAAATGACATTACATAATTCATTTATTCAAAATGAATTATGTGTGACAAAAATTTACTgtcaatttaatataatctattaaTTTTGAATCACATGTAATGTCATTTTAGTTTAACCTGTTGTagttataattcttaattttataatttttttgggttgTTTTGAAGTTAATCTATTTGGTTAGATATAAAGactcaatttaatataatttatttttagtttataatataaagagattgtttttatctctttttctaTTTGAATTAAAAGTAGGGATAAAATGATATACGATAATATGATATGTGTCGAGGGATAGAGGTCGAATGAACTGCCTACAAGGATAAGCCTCAGtttcattaattagttttatttgatgaaaaataatttgtcaatACAATCCCTATGCATattggagatggagatggagatgaagaTAAAGATGGAGAGAGAAAAGTTAGAAGAAAATGGATAATTGTGagataaaaaagagaaaaaatgaataaagaaatatttaatgttttatttaaattgaaaaataattaaagtaatgtcaatttaaaaaaaatgtggatattacatgtggcaaaaaGTTGACGGTGTTTAATATTtccgttattttaaataaaattgacactTTCTGacaagttagtatatataaatagaattttgatacttaataagtaaatttgacaccttcttacaagttggtgtgtaaaattgacattcttcccctacaaaattttgaaatatatatatattccaacaACAAGCAAATATTATAATCAACTCAAACTAAACCACTTTAAAGTTCAACTGATACCTtgtttaatacttaatttcccGACAATAATTTATTCCTTAAGTAGAGCACGACCTCATAGGTCCTCTCTGGGCTAAGAAGAGACATGGAAACCGTCTCTCGCTTCATGCACCTCTCGGCCCATTCTACAATCTTAGGGCACTCTTCCCTCATCTTTAACCCCATCTTTTCCAGTGAATAGAACCACGCGTAAAAAGGAATTAACGTGATGTCTATTGCATCGAAGCTTTCTCCGCCAAAGTAGGCTTTGTCCCCGAGTTCCTCCTCCAACACCTTATAGCACTTCACCAACTCTTTCTTTGCCGCTTCTTGCATTTCCCCCGAGGTAGTCTTAAACGCAAATGCACTTGCTTTGTCATATATCTgtcccaaaataattaatagtaagTGAAAAATCTTCacagtatatatattaaaaggaTGTAATAATCATGCATGATATATAGACTTACGTTTTGGCCGATGTAATCAATCCAAAACCTGACATGGGCTCGCTCATAAGGGTCGGATGGGAAGAATTGAGAATTTTCAGTCCATACCTCGTCTATGTACTCTAGAATAATGGAAGACTCACAGATAGGTCTTCCGTTGTGGATAAGAACTGGAATTTTTTGGTTAATTGGATTCATCTCCAATAGCAATGGACTTTTGTTACTTAGATCTTGTTCCAAGCGATCATATTCCACACATTTCTCCGCCAAGCCAATTCTCACCTTTGCACCAAATGGACTTGCCATTAGGTCCAACAAAACAACTTTTTGTGCCATGAAAAATGATCCCTTTTTCGAGTTTTTGATATGCAAATGAGTTGTAGGGAGATAGGAACTTGTGGTAAGTATTTATAGGTCACTCTTATAATGTTGTTGgtctttgaattatattttgatgACTAATTCATTGCGTAAGATTGTTATTGTCCaacttttcaataaaaaaataagtttcctATTGACCAAGGCACCGTGCATATACTTTTCTTTGGATGTCAAAAGTCCATTGATTTTGTGAGTGACATATGTGGTGACAACAATgaataaatttcaaaacatttagGAGAAAATGACcttgttgaaaaaaatatgatacaaatttataaataatagaaatatcAAACTCTTCTTATTGACCAACTTCtcaaaaaataactaaaaatctCAATATTGACCAAGTTACATGCACtcatatatgtataaatataagtataaatataagtatatataaatttatgtttttttttttctttggtgGCCAAAAGTCATTGATCATAAGTGGTgacaacaataaataaattcacaACACATTTAGTAGACAATGACTTGTTGACGGAAAGAGTTATTGCAAGAATATTGCGGACGATTGAATACAAATATCTAGATTATGTGGTGCACgattaaaaaagaaacaaaccAAAGAGGAAGTTGGGAATTTAAACTACTCAAAAGGATTTATGTTacacttaaataaataattaaaacatcaCATCAAACTATAAAGTTCTACATCCATTTCCAATCGGGTAGACAATCATGCATAATTGCATATGCTCATAGACTATCATGAGTGTCTTATGCTCGTAGACTAGTCTAATAATCTGTTTTGGGGGGAAAGAGACACAAAAATGCATAAAAACGTTGTTTAATCAAAAACCAACAAAACCATATCCCAATCCCAAAGAGATCTGACCATAAACTCCCCAAACATTTTAGGGGACTAGGAGAGAATGAGAACCAAGCACCAACGAAAACACTGGCCGTTTATGTGTTTCCAAAAGTGTTGATATacctaaaaaacaaaatacGTTTCCAATGTTTCTAATCTAGATTTGGATCGAGATCTAGAAAGTGTTACCACATGGGTCAtgtaatctataaaaaaaacacaagaaagaagaacaaaagaacacacagatttatagtggttcactcaaattgagctacatccacttcaaccATCactagatttcactatgaagaagaagaaggaatacaaagtttttgccttacactttatctctctaaaattctgtcttcccaatgtaaacccttaataattacatatttatagggtaaacatttaggtaataaacctaaataaatttggtcatggcccaaacccaaaaccaaaaataaaacccaataaactctaattaacaatgtagagtttattataagtgtaggctccataactcaacaatttcctacttggagactaacttcatcatctctcgatcggtagtggctttccattcggtgtcttaacgaataagaccaacttcagtttctcatttgtcacagctttcgtcaacatatcaactggattctcactcccgggaatcttctcaagagctaatactccatcttctaaagctgaccgggtgaaatgataacgaacatgtaTATGTTTCGTCCTGCCATAATAAAcatgattctttgccaaatgaatggcactctgactgtcgcatcgcaatacacttccctcgtagtcttgacccaattctcgcaaaaagggttgtaaccacatcatttccttagcagcttctgtcacaacaacatactctgtctcacaactagaaagagcaacaatcttctgcaattttgaaaccaactcagtacctcccagagtataaatatacaatgttgtgctcttcctactatcaacattaccaccattgtcagcatcaacatatccttccaaacccatattagactttcgaaaacacaaatcgagacccgtacttcctcttaagtatcatagtatccactttactacttcccaatgttgtaTACCCgaattgctcatgaatctgttaacaactcccactgcatgttctatgtctggtcttgtgcaaaccatcgcatacgtaatacaaccaatggcagaggcatacggaacagttgccatgtaattttttCCCTCTTC is part of the Impatiens glandulifera chromosome 1, dImpGla2.1, whole genome shotgun sequence genome and encodes:
- the LOC124914655 gene encoding probable glutathione S-transferase — translated: MAQKVVLLDLMASPFGAKVRIGLAEKCVEYDRLEQDLSNKSPLLLEMNPINQKIPVLIHNGRPICESSIILEYIDEVWTENSQFFPSDPYERAHVRFWIDYIGQNIYDKASAFAFKTTSGEMQEAAKKELVKCYKVLEEELGDKAYFGGESFDAIDITLIPFYAWFYSLEKMGLKMREECPKIVEWAERCMKRETVSMSLLSPERTYEVVLYLRNKLLSGN